In a single window of the Pseudohongiella acticola genome:
- a CDS encoding M48 family metalloprotease: MNVRVITPLLSATLVMILGLQACAVNPATGQPNLVLMSESRELEIGEEEHEKVLASMRVVEDRRINDYVSEVGQRVAQGSHRGDLEYTFTVIDSPEINAFALPGGYVYINRGLLLYLKSEDELAAVLAHEVGHITARHAIQQQARGRLGNAAATVGGVVAAVATGSGYIGSELAQIGSIWAAAGVSGFGRDNELEADSLGAEYLYNAGYNPRAMIDVLSVLKNQEDFNVRVAQRQPTYHGLFTTHPRNDVRLQQAVAQAGNLPDDQARESDHNVFRGYIDGLLFGENTSVASDRNRYYQDLLSYTMVFPDDWEIVETTTTVQALSPQDNAMMLVEAQRLRENKEPRLFIRENLGITDLQQSENLNQYRLLGHTGMHTNADGNRERIAVFYLGPRVFVLRAEISDTTTADDELEDLLFASMRTFRPIQANERSAANGLRVRYVQVTQGFSWAALAARSPVQQYPEETLRLLNGYYPIGTPQQGEWIKILQ, translated from the coding sequence ATGAATGTGCGAGTCATAACACCGCTGCTGTCAGCAACGCTGGTGATGATACTGGGGCTGCAGGCGTGTGCCGTCAACCCGGCCACCGGTCAACCCAATCTGGTGTTGATGAGTGAGTCGCGGGAACTGGAAATAGGTGAAGAAGAACACGAAAAAGTGCTGGCAAGTATGCGTGTGGTCGAGGACCGGCGCATTAACGACTATGTCAGTGAGGTTGGCCAACGCGTTGCGCAGGGCAGCCATCGCGGTGATCTGGAATACACCTTTACCGTTATCGACAGCCCGGAGATCAATGCCTTTGCCTTGCCCGGTGGTTACGTGTATATCAACCGTGGGCTACTGCTTTACCTGAAATCCGAAGACGAACTGGCAGCGGTGCTGGCACACGAAGTCGGTCACATCACCGCCCGCCATGCTATCCAGCAACAGGCGCGTGGCCGATTGGGCAATGCAGCAGCAACCGTTGGCGGCGTCGTGGCAGCTGTGGCCACCGGCAGTGGCTATATAGGCTCCGAGTTGGCGCAGATTGGTTCCATCTGGGCTGCCGCCGGTGTCAGTGGTTTTGGTCGCGACAACGAACTGGAAGCAGACAGCCTGGGCGCCGAGTATCTTTATAACGCCGGGTACAATCCGCGCGCCATGATCGATGTCCTGTCAGTGTTAAAAAACCAGGAAGATTTTAATGTGCGTGTGGCACAGCGCCAGCCAACCTACCATGGCCTGTTTACCACTCACCCGCGCAACGATGTGCGTCTGCAGCAGGCGGTGGCGCAGGCAGGTAACCTGCCCGACGATCAAGCCCGCGAAAGTGATCATAACGTGTTCCGGGGTTATATTGACGGTCTGTTGTTCGGCGAAAACACCAGCGTTGCCAGCGACCGTAACCGCTATTACCAGGACCTGCTGAGTTACACCATGGTGTTCCCGGATGACTGGGAAATCGTTGAAACCACCACCACGGTGCAGGCGCTCAGCCCGCAGGACAACGCCATGATGCTGGTAGAAGCGCAGCGTCTGCGTGAGAACAAGGAGCCGCGGCTGTTTATCCGCGAGAATCTGGGTATCACCGATCTGCAGCAATCAGAGAATCTGAACCAGTACCGTTTGCTGGGACACACGGGCATGCACACCAATGCTGATGGCAATCGCGAGCGCATTGCTGTGTTCTATCTGGGGCCGCGTGTCTTTGTTTTACGCGCCGAGATCAGCGACACAACGACAGCGGACGATGAACTGGAAGACCTGCTGTTTGCCTCCATGCGCACGTTCCGCCCAATCCAGGCCAATGAGCGCTCTGCCGCCAATGGACTGCGCGTGCGTTACGTGCAGGTGACCCAGGGCTTTAGCTGGGCAGCACTGGCAGCGCGCAGTCCGGTGCAACAGTACCCCGAGGAAACCCTGCGGCTGCTGAATGGTTATTACCCCATTGGCACCCCGCAACAGGGCGAATGGATAAAAATACTACAATAA
- a CDS encoding vWA domain-containing protein: protein MMAGRKRKRAGVNPMGLAFLDVMSCGFGAVVLIFLILDHTATEDRNEVDPNLTAEARLLQEEVLEGEEQLFQVRNTLDEISLEVVEAQGLADRIQNNIDDFMAQLAALEGNSMATEESLEDLRADIQSLEEELLRLQTSAVEEQGDSSREFLGDGDRQYLTGMFLGGNRILILLDTSASMLDASLVNIIRIRNMSDDAKLASAKWQRAVRIVEWISSQLPLVSQYQVIGYNESAEAIMPGTDGRWLEVADRDELNEVVRAVQSTVPGGGNNLQRAFEAVAAMNPRPDNVYLITDSLPTQGSRSSNATTISPRQRLELYQQALNTMPANIPVNTILLPMEGDPAAAAAYWQLGVLSGGSFITPARDWP, encoded by the coding sequence ATGATGGCCGGGCGTAAACGCAAACGCGCTGGCGTCAACCCGATGGGCCTGGCGTTTCTGGACGTGATGTCCTGCGGTTTCGGCGCTGTGGTGTTGATCTTTCTGATTCTCGATCACACTGCAACTGAAGACCGCAATGAAGTGGATCCAAACCTGACGGCCGAAGCCAGGCTGTTGCAGGAAGAGGTACTGGAAGGCGAAGAGCAACTGTTTCAGGTCCGCAACACGCTGGACGAAATCAGTCTTGAGGTGGTGGAAGCGCAAGGGCTGGCAGATCGCATACAGAACAATATAGACGACTTTATGGCACAACTCGCCGCACTGGAAGGCAACTCCATGGCAACGGAAGAAAGCCTGGAAGACCTGCGCGCCGATATCCAGTCGCTGGAAGAAGAGCTATTGCGCCTGCAGACCAGTGCTGTGGAAGAGCAGGGCGACAGCAGCCGTGAATTTCTCGGTGATGGCGACCGACAATATCTGACCGGCATGTTCCTGGGCGGCAACCGGATTCTGATCCTGCTTGATACGTCGGCCAGCATGCTGGATGCCAGCCTGGTCAACATCATTCGCATCAGGAACATGTCCGACGACGCGAAACTGGCGTCAGCCAAATGGCAGCGCGCCGTGCGTATCGTGGAATGGATCAGCAGCCAGCTGCCGCTGGTCAGTCAGTATCAGGTCATCGGCTACAACGAAAGCGCAGAGGCCATCATGCCGGGTACAGACGGGCGCTGGCTGGAAGTTGCTGATCGCGATGAACTGAATGAGGTGGTCAGGGCGGTCCAGTCTACTGTGCCCGGTGGTGGCAACAATCTGCAGCGCGCCTTTGAGGCGGTGGCGGCCATGAACCCGCGACCGGACAATGTTTACCTGATCACAGACAGCCTGCCGACGCAGGGCTCACGCAGCAGCAACGCCACCACCATCAGCCCCCGGCAGCGGCTGGAACTGTACCAGCAGGCATTGAATACGATGCCGGCAAATATACCGGTCAACACCATCTTGCTACCGATGGAAGGGGATCCGGCGGCCGCAGCTGCGTATTGGCAGTTGGGCGTACTCAGCGGAGGGTCATTTATCACCCCCGCGCGCGACTGGCCATGA
- a CDS encoding MotA/TolQ/ExbB proton channel family protein, with translation MKQKYLSEVIYQIFALIIVVIVVHAVYVAVIRPNADIIQQQQTIQQEADEDYVPDRSMYIVLRDFEQETCIILFFWALSIIGMKTVRTMRERSLLDRELLPVSEGTSILPEDTRHFARPVQALPEKERGFLLPRALLAGLHRFGTTREVQDVSATVRDICDNESERLESELAIVRYIAWAIPSIGFLGTVRGIGTALGQAHQAVSGDILGVTVSLGVAFNSTFVALVTSIVLMFLLYQLSLVQDRLVMDSQAYCDDHLINYLQVPGRSTPQDNHSEAVQPV, from the coding sequence ATGAAACAAAAATACCTGTCTGAAGTCATCTATCAGATTTTTGCACTCATCATCGTTGTGATTGTGGTGCATGCCGTCTATGTCGCCGTGATCAGGCCCAACGCCGATATCATTCAACAGCAGCAGACCATTCAGCAGGAAGCGGACGAAGATTACGTGCCCGATCGTTCCATGTATATCGTGCTGCGCGATTTCGAGCAGGAAACCTGTATCATTCTGTTCTTCTGGGCGCTGTCCATCATCGGCATGAAAACCGTGCGCACCATGCGTGAACGCTCACTGCTGGATCGGGAGCTGCTGCCGGTGTCCGAGGGCACCAGTATCCTGCCTGAAGACACCCGGCACTTTGCCCGACCGGTTCAGGCGCTGCCGGAGAAAGAACGGGGGTTTCTGTTGCCGCGCGCACTGCTTGCCGGGCTGCACCGGTTTGGTACAACGCGAGAGGTGCAGGACGTATCGGCCACCGTGCGCGACATTTGCGACAATGAATCCGAACGTCTGGAAAGTGAACTGGCCATTGTCCGCTATATCGCCTGGGCGATTCCGTCGATCGGCTTCCTGGGCACCGTGCGTGGTATCGGTACCGCGCTGGGTCAGGCGCACCAGGCTGTCAGTGGCGACATTCTGGGTGTCACCGTCAGCCTAGGCGTGGCCTTTAATTCAACCTTCGTGGCACTGGTCACCAGCATTGTGCTGATGTTCCTGTTGTATCAATTGTCGCTGGTGCAGGATCGTCTGGTGATGGACAGCCAGGCCTATTGTGATGATCACCTGATTAACTACTTACAGGTACCGGGGCGCAGCACACCGCAGGATAATCACAGTGAAGCGGTACAGCCAGTATGA
- a CDS encoding PEGA domain-containing protein has product MQDNGNNPGQHDAPDSITPVDFSPPPPPGRRFSWRPRWYHAIVVVGLALAAGAAGFVLTARSVFVEVSPMAATIEVVDGFAVKVGPRYLMRQGDYQLQLSAPGYYDSEVALVVGPEQAQTHPFSLTPLPGLVSVTTRDAEGEALSGARVLLDGVDLGESPLVDAEVPPGSYELQVQRERYLPYREQVEIEGRQVEQSLTATLAPAWADISFTSRPAGADIIVNGQVQGVTPAQMELLQGAYEVTIKRSGYKAWQEELVVMAGADQQLPSVTLEAADGLVFIRSTPGNANVTINGQYRGQTPLEVSLPPEQEHEIRLFRTGYDTAVRRITTGSDEERDMTVPLDPITNPVRIIAQPSDAQLYVDGELKGAANQTVDLIAASQRIEIRREGYVPYAANFTSRPGLDQEIRVSLKTEEQARLDAIEPVITSAGGQTLHLFYPYGFTMGSSRREPGRRANETLRDVGMEKPFYLSLRPVTNAQFKRFRADHASGTLQGQSLDRPNQPAVQVSWQDAALYTNWLSAQEGLTPFYNVADGTITGFNANANGYRLPSEAEWEWAARSDGQNGITRFTWGESWPPPAETGNFADESTSDFLGQILRGYNDGIPGTSNVGAFAANAQGLFDMAGNVSEWVHDYYGAVSGLSSVKVTDPLGPEDGTYRTIKGSSWAHGSMTELRASYRDFGEEARNDLGFRVARYLGE; this is encoded by the coding sequence ATGCAGGACAATGGCAACAACCCCGGTCAGCATGACGCCCCGGACAGCATCACACCGGTCGACTTCAGTCCGCCGCCACCACCCGGTCGACGCTTCAGCTGGCGACCGCGCTGGTACCATGCCATCGTGGTGGTGGGTCTGGCGCTGGCTGCCGGCGCTGCCGGGTTTGTATTGACTGCACGTTCCGTATTTGTCGAAGTTTCGCCAATGGCAGCGACCATTGAGGTTGTTGATGGTTTTGCCGTCAAAGTGGGTCCACGCTATCTGATGAGGCAGGGAGACTATCAATTGCAGCTCAGCGCTCCAGGTTATTATGACAGCGAGGTAGCGCTGGTTGTCGGCCCGGAACAGGCACAAACGCATCCCTTTAGCCTGACGCCATTGCCCGGCCTGGTCAGTGTCACCACCCGTGATGCTGAAGGGGAAGCCTTAAGCGGGGCACGCGTGTTGCTGGACGGAGTCGACCTCGGTGAATCGCCCCTGGTGGATGCAGAAGTGCCGCCAGGCAGTTACGAACTACAGGTTCAGCGCGAACGCTACCTGCCTTATCGGGAACAGGTGGAGATTGAAGGTCGTCAGGTTGAACAATCGCTGACCGCCACACTGGCACCAGCCTGGGCTGATATCAGTTTTACGTCGCGGCCCGCGGGTGCGGACATCATCGTTAACGGCCAGGTGCAGGGTGTGACGCCCGCGCAAATGGAATTGCTGCAGGGTGCCTATGAAGTCACCATCAAACGCAGCGGTTATAAAGCCTGGCAGGAAGAACTGGTGGTCATGGCCGGAGCCGATCAGCAATTGCCGTCTGTGACGCTGGAAGCGGCCGACGGCCTGGTATTTATTCGCTCCACGCCGGGCAACGCCAATGTCACCATCAATGGCCAGTACCGGGGCCAGACACCGCTTGAAGTATCCCTGCCACCAGAACAGGAACACGAAATCAGGTTGTTCAGAACCGGTTACGATACCGCTGTGAGACGTATCACAACGGGATCCGACGAAGAACGTGATATGACGGTGCCACTTGACCCCATTACCAATCCGGTGAGGATTATTGCGCAGCCGTCTGACGCACAGCTTTATGTTGACGGCGAGCTCAAGGGTGCCGCCAACCAGACCGTCGATCTGATCGCCGCCAGCCAGCGCATCGAGATTCGGCGTGAAGGCTACGTGCCTTACGCCGCCAACTTCACCTCAAGGCCTGGCCTGGATCAGGAAATTCGAGTCAGCCTGAAAACTGAAGAGCAGGCGCGACTGGATGCCATTGAACCGGTGATTACCAGTGCCGGTGGTCAAACTCTGCATCTGTTTTATCCCTACGGGTTCACCATGGGGTCTTCACGTCGTGAGCCTGGTCGACGCGCCAACGAAACGCTGCGCGATGTCGGCATGGAGAAACCGTTCTATCTGTCATTGCGCCCGGTGACCAATGCCCAGTTTAAACGCTTCCGGGCTGACCATGCCTCCGGCACGCTTCAGGGGCAGTCACTGGACCGCCCTAACCAGCCAGCCGTGCAGGTGAGCTGGCAGGATGCAGCGCTATACACCAACTGGCTGAGCGCGCAGGAAGGACTGACACCGTTTTATAACGTGGCAGACGGCACGATCACCGGGTTCAATGCCAATGCCAATGGTTACCGCCTGCCTTCAGAAGCCGAATGGGAATGGGCTGCGCGATCGGATGGCCAGAACGGCATCACCCGATTTACCTGGGGCGAAAGCTGGCCGCCGCCAGCCGAGACCGGCAACTTCGCGGACGAGTCCACCAGCGACTTTCTGGGCCAGATTCTGCGAGGTTACAACGATGGCATTCCCGGAACATCCAATGTCGGCGCCTTCGCAGCCAATGCTCAAGGTCTGTTCGATATGGCCGGTAACGTATCAGAGTGGGTGCATGATTATTATGGCGCGGTCAGCGGTCTGAGCTCCGTCAAGGTGACTGATCCGCTGGGACCCGAAGATGGCACTTACCGCACTATCAAGGGCTCAAGCTGGGCGCATGGCAGCATGACCGAGCTGCGCGCGTCCTATCGTGATTTTGGCGAGGAGGCCCGCAACGATCTGGGTTTCCGTGTCGCCCGCTACCTGGGAGAGTAA
- a CDS encoding tetratricopeptide repeat protein gives MQGGKTANGDKISGWVWVALAVLMLLALAVVFVLPRLVQEYELPLVPRTESAPIVASTTPSASEGPRISPFDEAQRSRQRREAQDALASLLERQQALDDMAVTQWAQSDYEAAVAAARRGDEFYRNTEFVQAALAYQESDLALSRLQERAPQVLDDLISDGEAAIIDQDSALALERFTLALRLGPDSARAQQGLARAQTLDEVENLIARGENLQQEGDLQVAQQQFEQAAALDGAHERAAALVTQNRQMIADANYTNVMSEGFALLQQGQADEAIAAFQRAQRIKPGSDEATEAISQTREEITLARIADLQAQAEALETNEEWEQAVTAYDAVLALDSNLVFALEGKDYSARRLQLDRLLAVNIDQPMRLSDQAAYNEAQEVYRIGRDLEADLLAEQGQVGERLAQQLDAMEELLQQMQIPLEVTLRSDNATQVTVYQVAELGTFSETTLMLTPGRYVAVGTRPGYRDVREEFVVGFGNDLNSLTIRCNEEVAAVNRP, from the coding sequence ATGCAGGGTGGTAAGACCGCGAACGGGGATAAAATTTCGGGCTGGGTGTGGGTGGCGCTGGCGGTGCTGATGTTATTGGCGCTGGCCGTGGTGTTTGTTCTGCCTCGCCTGGTGCAGGAGTATGAATTACCGCTGGTGCCGCGCACCGAGTCAGCACCCATTGTCGCGTCTACCACTCCGTCCGCCTCGGAGGGTCCCCGGATTTCTCCCTTTGATGAGGCTCAGCGCTCACGGCAACGCCGCGAAGCGCAGGATGCGTTGGCCAGCCTGCTGGAGCGGCAACAGGCCCTGGACGACATGGCAGTTACTCAATGGGCACAAAGCGATTATGAAGCCGCCGTCGCCGCAGCGCGCCGCGGAGATGAGTTCTATCGCAACACCGAGTTTGTGCAGGCAGCACTGGCCTATCAGGAAAGTGACCTGGCGTTATCGCGTCTGCAGGAGCGCGCACCTCAAGTGCTTGATGATCTGATAAGTGATGGCGAGGCGGCCATTATTGATCAAGATTCAGCGCTGGCACTGGAGAGGTTTACACTGGCGTTGCGCTTGGGTCCGGACAGCGCCCGAGCGCAGCAGGGACTGGCGCGTGCGCAGACGCTGGATGAAGTGGAAAATCTGATCGCGCGTGGTGAAAACCTGCAGCAAGAAGGCGATCTGCAGGTCGCCCAGCAGCAGTTTGAACAGGCCGCCGCGCTGGACGGCGCGCATGAACGCGCCGCTGCCCTGGTGACACAGAACCGTCAGATGATAGCCGATGCCAATTACACCAATGTCATGTCCGAAGGTTTTGCCCTGCTGCAACAGGGGCAGGCGGACGAGGCTATTGCCGCCTTCCAGCGCGCACAACGCATCAAGCCCGGCTCCGACGAAGCCACTGAAGCCATTTCCCAGACCCGGGAAGAAATCACCCTGGCCCGAATCGCCGATCTACAGGCACAGGCTGAAGCCCTTGAAACCAATGAGGAATGGGAACAGGCCGTCACTGCTTACGATGCGGTGCTGGCGCTGGACAGTAATCTGGTGTTTGCGCTGGAAGGCAAAGACTACTCGGCCCGACGCCTGCAACTTGACCGTCTGCTGGCGGTCAACATTGACCAGCCCATGCGTCTGTCCGATCAGGCAGCCTACAACGAAGCGCAGGAAGTCTACCGGATTGGCCGTGATCTGGAAGCCGATTTGCTGGCCGAGCAGGGTCAGGTCGGTGAACGCCTGGCACAGCAGCTGGATGCCATGGAGGAGCTGTTACAACAAATGCAGATTCCATTGGAAGTCACCCTTCGATCAGACAATGCGACTCAGGTCACCGTCTATCAGGTCGCAGAACTGGGGACATTCTCCGAAACCACCTTGATGCTGACACCCGGTCGTTATGTCGCGGTAGGCACGCGCCCCGGTTACCGCGATGTGCGGGAAGAATTTGTCGTCGGGTTCGGTAACGATCTGAACTCTTTAACTATCCGCTGCAACGAAGAGGTCGCGGCAGTCAACAGGCCCTGA
- the mutM gene encoding bifunctional DNA-formamidopyrimidine glycosylase/DNA-(apurinic or apyrimidinic site) lyase produces the protein MPELPEVETSRRGIDPHIRGQTIARSVVRQSQLRWPVSPQITALMPGQTVLGTQRRGKYILIETTAGHIIIHLGMSGSVRILPAGAPAAKHDHIDIVFTHELMLRYTDPRRFGCVLWSEDAIAEHPLLARLGPEPLAEDFDTSYLFRLSRGRKTPIKSFIMDSHVVVGVGNIYANEALFMAGIRPLVEAGSVSRARMARLVACIKQVIAHAITVGGTTLRDFVGGDGKPGYFQQSLLVYGRGTEPCKQCGGILQEVRLSARSTVFCKRCQR, from the coding sequence ATGCCTGAACTACCCGAAGTTGAAACCAGTCGCCGTGGTATCGACCCTCATATCCGAGGCCAGACCATCGCCCGCAGCGTGGTCAGACAATCGCAGTTACGCTGGCCGGTATCGCCACAGATCACCGCGCTCATGCCCGGTCAGACCGTGCTTGGCACGCAGCGCCGCGGCAAGTACATACTGATAGAGACAACCGCCGGACACATAATTATTCATCTGGGCATGTCTGGCAGTGTTCGTATCCTGCCAGCCGGGGCGCCGGCGGCGAAACATGATCACATTGATATTGTGTTTACCCATGAGCTGATGTTGCGTTACACCGATCCACGCCGATTCGGCTGCGTGCTGTGGAGCGAGGATGCCATCGCAGAGCATCCTCTGCTGGCGCGACTGGGCCCGGAGCCGCTGGCAGAAGACTTCGACACATCCTATCTGTTCCGGCTCAGCCGGGGCCGCAAAACCCCCATCAAGAGCTTTATCATGGACAGCCATGTGGTGGTGGGTGTGGGTAATATCTACGCCAACGAAGCGCTGTTTATGGCCGGTATTCGCCCGCTGGTGGAGGCCGGTTCGGTATCCCGGGCACGGATGGCACGGCTGGTGGCGTGTATCAAGCAGGTAATTGCCCATGCCATCACCGTGGGTGGCACGACATTGCGCGATTTTGTTGGTGGGGATGGCAAACCGGGCTATTTCCAGCAATCACTGCTGGTTTATGGCCGCGGCACAGAGCCCTGCAAACAATGCGGTGGCATCCTGCAGGAAGTGCGGTTGAGTGCCCGCAGCACGGTGTTTTGTAAACGCTGCCAGCGCTAG
- the coaD gene encoding pantetheine-phosphate adenylyltransferase — translation MKTAVYPGTFNPITNGHIDLVERASRLFDKVIVAIGVNKQKTTSLSTEKRVALARKVLAHVDNVEVVAFETLLIEFVRERGASVILRGLRTVADFEYEFQLVGMNRALDPGIETIFMAPDEHLSYISSTLVREIASYGGDISRFVHPLVADAMRDHLAEQKAEQGAEKK, via the coding sequence ATGAAAACAGCGGTTTATCCGGGGACGTTTAATCCCATCACCAACGGCCATATCGATCTGGTAGAACGCGCTTCGCGCCTGTTTGACAAGGTCATTGTTGCCATTGGCGTCAACAAACAGAAGACCACATCGCTGTCGACTGAAAAACGGGTGGCACTGGCCAGAAAGGTATTGGCTCACGTGGATAATGTCGAAGTGGTGGCATTTGAAACCCTGCTCATCGAGTTTGTCCGTGAGCGCGGTGCCAGCGTCATTCTGCGTGGCCTGCGCACCGTCGCTGACTTTGAATACGAGTTCCAGCTGGTTGGCATGAACCGGGCGCTGGATCCGGGCATTGAAACCATTTTCATGGCGCCGGATGAGCACCTGTCCTATATTTCGTCAACGCTGGTGCGCGAAATTGCTTCCTACGGCGGCGATATCAGCCGTTTTGTGCATCCATTGGTGGCGGATGCCATGCGCGACCACCTGGCAGAGCAGAAAGCTGAACAGGGCGCCGAAAAAAAATAG
- a CDS encoding YheT family hydrolase, producing MTGPVAKPAEAASPAPEPTPSLAALSAPWWLPGGHLQTIWRKLATAPTLIRQRQRIELADGDFIDVDRLPAGGDNKPLVFLLHGLAGCSASPYILAMQHTLHSAGYDSVAMNLRGCSGEHNRLAVAYHSGCSDDVEQVIAALMAAQPRPLVVIGYSLGANVLIKWLSETGFKPQLRAAVSVSNPFSLDLCCAQMKTGMAYWYGRYFLRRLRTDLQNKHADLVRQGVDDEVQRIQQLGPLDGLQTLWDFDDAVTAPLHGFAGAEDYYLRCSSRQFIADTPVPTLVVHSHNDPIIPPQSLPRADEMSSLVSCEILPFGGHVGFTSKGQNDWLERRILRFIEQSQLS from the coding sequence ATGACCGGGCCTGTTGCCAAACCGGCTGAGGCAGCAAGCCCCGCCCCTGAGCCAACGCCTTCGCTGGCGGCGTTGAGCGCGCCCTGGTGGTTGCCCGGCGGTCACCTGCAGACCATCTGGCGCAAACTGGCGACAGCCCCTACGTTGATTCGTCAGCGTCAGCGCATCGAACTGGCTGATGGCGATTTTATAGATGTCGATCGTCTGCCGGCGGGCGGAGACAACAAGCCGCTGGTTTTCCTGTTGCATGGCCTGGCCGGCTGTTCCGCGTCACCCTACATTCTGGCCATGCAGCACACGTTGCACAGCGCCGGTTACGACAGTGTGGCGATGAACCTGCGCGGATGCAGTGGTGAACATAATCGCCTGGCGGTGGCTTACCACTCAGGCTGCTCTGACGATGTGGAACAGGTCATTGCAGCGCTGATGGCAGCGCAGCCCCGGCCGCTGGTGGTGATCGGTTACTCGCTGGGCGCCAATGTGCTGATCAAATGGCTTTCCGAGACCGGCTTTAAACCGCAATTGCGTGCTGCCGTCAGTGTCTCCAATCCGTTTTCACTGGATCTGTGTTGTGCGCAAATGAAAACCGGGATGGCCTATTGGTACGGGCGGTATTTTTTACGCCGTCTGCGCACAGATCTGCAGAACAAACATGCGGATCTCGTCCGGCAGGGTGTTGATGACGAAGTGCAGCGCATTCAGCAGCTCGGGCCGCTGGATGGGCTGCAGACCCTGTGGGATTTTGATGATGCGGTGACCGCACCGCTGCATGGTTTCGCCGGTGCCGAAGACTACTATCTGCGCTGCAGCAGCCGGCAGTTTATCGCTGACACGCCGGTGCCAACGCTGGTGGTTCACAGTCACAACGACCCCATCATTCCACCGCAATCACTGCCGCGAGCAGATGAGATGTCATCACTGGTGAGTTGCGAAATTCTGCCCTTTGGCGGCCATGTCGGGTTCACCTCCAAAGGCCAGAATGATTGGCTGGAGCGTCGGATACTACGCTTTATAGAGCAGTCACAATTGAGCTGA
- the rsmD gene encoding 16S rRNA (guanine(966)-N(2))-methyltransferase RsmD, whose amino-acid sequence MPRRSTSKRTATAQRNTLRIIGGQWRGRKLSFPDVPGLRPTADRVRETLFNWLQGWVLDENCLDLFAGSGACGLEALSRGARSAVFVDASRDASASIQAHLSLLGAEGGSVVTMSAGQWLLGASAVTGEANKFGLVFLDPPFADDALTGIVQQLETSGILKPRAQIYLESGHNLAELPLPANWVMRKNLRAGAVYYGLYERRA is encoded by the coding sequence TTGCCCAGACGATCTACCAGCAAGCGCACTGCAACAGCCCAGCGCAACACGCTCCGTATTATTGGTGGCCAATGGCGGGGGCGCAAGCTGAGCTTCCCCGATGTCCCCGGTCTGCGCCCAACGGCCGACCGCGTGCGCGAAACGCTGTTCAACTGGCTGCAGGGCTGGGTGCTGGACGAAAACTGTCTGGATCTGTTTGCTGGCAGTGGCGCCTGTGGTCTGGAAGCTCTGTCCCGCGGCGCTCGCTCCGCCGTGTTTGTGGATGCCTCGCGGGATGCCAGTGCCAGCATTCAGGCGCACCTGTCATTGCTGGGCGCAGAGGGGGGCAGCGTGGTAACCATGTCCGCCGGCCAGTGGCTGCTCGGCGCCAGTGCTGTCACTGGCGAAGCAAACAAATTTGGTCTGGTATTTCTGGATCCGCCGTTCGCCGACGATGCCCTGACGGGCATTGTGCAACAGCTTGAGACCAGCGGTATTCTAAAACCACGTGCGCAGATCTATCTGGAATCCGGTCACAACCTGGCTGAACTACCGTTACCGGCCAACTGGGTCATGCGCAAGAATTTGCGTGCTGGCGCGGTTTACTACGGCCTCTACGAGCGACGCGCATGA